A window of the Pelagicoccus albus genome harbors these coding sequences:
- the folD gene encoding bifunctional methylenetetrahydrofolate dehydrogenase/methenyltetrahydrofolate cyclohydrolase FolD: protein MQLIDGKKISSDIVAELTESVAKLEGPKPCIAFIRVGEDPASVSYVRQKNRTAEKIGITPLLFEMSESITQDELFAKVDELNADKSVHGILIQSPLPSHLDEQSAFNRIDPNKDVDGFHVQNAGRVVQEDPAGFASCTPAGIIEICQREGISLEGKHVVVIGRSLIVGKTFALLAMQKGPHANATVTVCHSRTKNLPEVVRAGDVVVAAIGRANFVTADMVKEGAVVIDVGINRVEDSSKKSGYRLVGDVDFEAVKEKASRITPVPGGVGPMTVAMLMKNTFKAYDIQSAS from the coding sequence ATGCAACTCATCGACGGCAAGAAAATCTCCAGCGACATCGTCGCCGAACTTACAGAGAGCGTAGCCAAGCTCGAAGGCCCCAAACCGTGCATCGCCTTTATTCGCGTGGGCGAGGATCCCGCTTCTGTTTCATACGTTCGCCAAAAAAACCGCACCGCGGAGAAGATCGGAATCACTCCTTTGCTTTTCGAAATGTCCGAGTCGATCACTCAGGACGAGCTCTTCGCCAAAGTGGACGAACTAAACGCGGACAAGTCCGTACACGGGATTCTGATACAGTCTCCCCTTCCCTCCCACCTCGACGAGCAGTCGGCCTTCAACCGAATAGACCCAAACAAAGACGTAGACGGGTTTCACGTGCAAAACGCGGGTCGAGTCGTGCAAGAGGATCCTGCCGGATTCGCTTCATGCACGCCTGCAGGAATCATTGAAATCTGCCAACGCGAAGGCATCAGTCTCGAAGGCAAGCATGTCGTCGTAATTGGACGGAGCCTAATCGTCGGCAAAACCTTCGCCCTACTTGCCATGCAAAAAGGCCCACACGCCAATGCCACGGTCACGGTTTGCCACTCCCGCACCAAGAACTTGCCCGAGGTTGTCAGAGCTGGAGACGTAGTAGTCGCAGCCATAGGCCGAGCTAATTTCGTGACCGCAGACATGGTCAAAGAAGGAGCCGTCGTCATCGATGTGGGCATAAACCGAGTCGAAGACAGCTCCAAGAAATCAGGTTACCGCCTCGTTGGAGACGTGGATTTCGAAGCGGTAAAAGAGAAGGCTTCCCGTATCACGCCTGTTCCAGGCGGCGTCGGCCCCATGACTGTCGCAATGCTGATGAAAAACACTTTCAAAGCGTACGATATTCAGTCAGCTTCATAG
- a CDS encoding pseudouridine synthase, producing the protein MDSPQLIRTQKLLADAGLCSRRVAEEYIKNGEVTINGKTAELGSKVQPGVDDVRLNGRRVKVPVQKTQLVIAMNKPKGFICSNDDPHNERTVFDLLPKDFQGERLFCAGRLDKDSEGLLILTNDGDLANRLMHPSNLITKRYHVSLKQPFPRAKLYKLTRGVTVEGEKLKVEKAVFAGDKNKEQATELDVAMHHGKKREIRRLFQALHYDVKKLKRYQIGRYSIKGMPKGAGIALTSREISLLFKADTNL; encoded by the coding sequence ATGGACTCGCCACAGCTGATCAGAACTCAAAAACTACTCGCCGATGCCGGACTTTGCTCACGCCGCGTGGCGGAAGAGTATATAAAAAATGGCGAAGTCACCATAAATGGTAAAACCGCAGAGCTGGGCTCCAAAGTGCAACCCGGCGTCGACGATGTCCGACTCAACGGCCGCAGAGTCAAAGTACCAGTTCAAAAGACGCAGCTCGTGATCGCGATGAACAAGCCGAAGGGCTTCATCTGCAGCAACGACGATCCGCACAACGAAAGGACCGTGTTCGATCTGCTGCCCAAAGACTTTCAAGGGGAACGGCTTTTTTGCGCCGGCCGCTTGGACAAAGACAGCGAAGGCCTTCTCATTTTGACTAACGACGGCGATCTGGCCAACCGCTTGATGCACCCGTCCAACCTCATCACCAAGCGCTACCACGTTTCCCTAAAACAGCCCTTCCCCAGAGCCAAGCTGTATAAACTAACCCGTGGGGTTACCGTGGAAGGCGAGAAGCTGAAGGTCGAGAAAGCAGTCTTCGCCGGGGACAAAAACAAGGAGCAAGCGACCGAATTGGATGTCGCAATGCACCATGGAAAGAAACGTGAAATCAGACGCCTTTTCCAAGCCCTCCATTACGACGTGAAAAAACTGAAACGGTACCAAATCGGTCGATACAGTATCAAAGGGATGCCCAAAGGTGCCGGCATCGCATTGACCTCACGCGAAATCAGCCTGCTATTCAAAGCAGACACAAATCTTTAA
- the fabG gene encoding 3-oxoacyl-[acyl-carrier-protein] reductase: MNLTFDNKVALVTGAGRGIGREIALTLAKEGVTVICVSQSESSCGSAAEEINAAGGKAVARAVDVGDKVAVAKACEELLAEFGNIDILVNNAGITRDNLLFRMSEEDWEDVISTNLNSVFYWVKGLARPMTRKRFGRVINITSVSGIMGNAGQTNYSSAKAGMIGFTKSLARELASRSVTVNAVAPGFIKTDMTSKLADAALDMILPQIPLKRMGEAADIANMVTYLASEEANYITGQVFTVDGGMAM, translated from the coding sequence ATGAATCTTACTTTCGACAATAAAGTTGCCCTTGTAACTGGAGCAGGCCGTGGCATCGGTCGCGAAATCGCCCTGACTTTGGCGAAGGAAGGCGTTACCGTCATCTGCGTTTCCCAATCCGAGTCTTCATGCGGCTCTGCGGCTGAAGAGATCAATGCCGCCGGCGGCAAGGCAGTAGCTCGTGCCGTGGATGTGGGCGACAAGGTAGCAGTGGCGAAAGCCTGCGAAGAGCTTCTCGCGGAATTCGGCAATATCGACATCCTCGTCAACAATGCCGGCATTACTCGCGACAACCTGCTTTTCCGCATGTCCGAGGAAGATTGGGAAGACGTGATTTCGACCAATCTAAACAGTGTCTTTTATTGGGTGAAGGGCTTGGCTCGTCCGATGACCCGCAAGCGTTTTGGCCGCGTCATCAATATCACATCCGTATCCGGTATTATGGGCAACGCGGGCCAGACCAACTACTCCTCCGCCAAGGCAGGTATGATTGGGTTTACCAAGAGTCTAGCTCGTGAACTCGCCTCCCGCAGCGTGACGGTAAATGCGGTGGCTCCCGGTTTCATCAAGACGGACATGACCTCCAAGCTGGCAGATGCGGCACTTGACATGATCCTACCCCAGATTCCTCTCAAGCGTATGGGTGAAGCTGCGGATATTGCCAACATGGTTACCTACCTAGCATCAGAGGAAGCTAATTATATCACGGGCCAAGTTTTTACCGTTGACGGCGGCATGGCGATGTGA
- the acpP gene encoding acyl carrier protein has protein sequence MADEKTIEQRVSEIIVNQLNVNEEQITPGASFLDDLGADSLDTVELIMAFEEEFKDEINGEIPESDAEKLQTVGDVISYINGKAGA, from the coding sequence ATGGCTGACGAAAAAACAATCGAACAACGGGTCTCCGAGATCATCGTAAACCAGCTCAACGTTAATGAAGAGCAGATCACTCCAGGCGCTTCTTTCCTTGATGACTTGGGTGCTGACTCACTCGATACAGTCGAGCTCATCATGGCCTTCGAAGAAGAGTTCAAGGATGAGATCAATGGTGAAATTCCAGAGTCCGACGCTGAAAAGCTTCAGACTGTTGGCGATGTGATCAGCTACATCAACGGTAAGGCAGGCGCCTAA
- the fabF gene encoding beta-ketoacyl-ACP synthase II, which yields MSELPDNQRIVVTGLGAITPIGLDTESFFNGLMSGKNGISLVDAFDTSAFTCKIGGQIRDFDPTATMDPKEARRNDRFVQFAFAAAKEAVTQSGLDFGSEDPERIGVFVGSGIGGMDTMEKNCQKLLESGPRKVSPFLIPALISNMASGVLAIEYGAMGPNFSIVSACATGAHAIGESVKTIRLGEADVMICGGSEATITALSYAGFCSMKAMSTNNDDPEHASRPFDAGRDGFVMGEGAGILVIESLEHAKKRGANIICEIAGYGASCDANHITAPHPEGKGLISAMKRALKSANLNADQVEYINAHGTSTPYNDKFETAAVKGLFGDHAKKLMISSTKSMTGHLLGAAGGVESVACAKMLQEGKVAPTINLQNPDPDCDLDYVPNEARDAKLSVTMSNSLGFGGQNASLIFRAFE from the coding sequence ATGAGCGAATTGCCGGATAATCAAAGAATCGTTGTGACTGGGCTGGGAGCCATCACGCCTATCGGTCTCGACACCGAAAGCTTCTTCAATGGCCTGATGTCAGGCAAAAATGGTATCAGCCTTGTCGACGCCTTCGACACTTCGGCCTTTACCTGCAAAATCGGCGGACAGATTCGCGATTTCGATCCTACGGCAACTATGGATCCTAAGGAAGCGCGTCGCAACGACCGCTTCGTCCAGTTCGCCTTTGCTGCGGCCAAGGAAGCCGTTACGCAGTCCGGGCTCGATTTCGGTTCTGAAGATCCGGAGCGAATTGGAGTCTTCGTCGGATCCGGCATTGGCGGTATGGATACCATGGAGAAAAACTGCCAGAAGCTGCTCGAAAGCGGTCCTCGCAAGGTTTCCCCTTTCCTGATTCCCGCCCTGATCTCCAACATGGCTTCGGGTGTTTTGGCGATCGAATACGGAGCCATGGGGCCTAACTTCTCCATCGTGAGCGCTTGTGCTACGGGAGCTCACGCCATCGGCGAATCCGTCAAGACGATCCGACTCGGCGAAGCAGACGTCATGATCTGCGGAGGCAGTGAAGCTACTATCACCGCGCTTTCCTATGCGGGCTTCTGCTCCATGAAGGCTATGTCGACCAATAACGACGATCCAGAGCACGCCAGCCGTCCATTTGACGCGGGTCGCGATGGTTTCGTTATGGGCGAGGGTGCCGGTATTCTTGTTATCGAATCTTTGGAGCACGCCAAAAAGCGTGGGGCGAACATTATCTGCGAAATCGCCGGTTACGGCGCTTCCTGCGATGCGAACCACATCACCGCGCCGCATCCGGAAGGCAAGGGACTCATTTCCGCTATGAAACGCGCCCTGAAGTCCGCCAATCTCAACGCGGACCAGGTCGAGTACATCAACGCTCACGGCACGTCTACTCCCTACAACGACAAGTTCGAAACTGCAGCGGTTAAAGGCCTCTTCGGCGACCATGCTAAGAAGCTGATGATCAGCTCCACCAAGTCTATGACCGGGCACTTGCTGGGAGCTGCAGGTGGTGTCGAATCCGTTGCCTGTGCCAAGATGCTGCAAGAGGGCAAAGTTGCCCCGACTATTAACCTTCAGAATCCTGACCCCGATTGCGATTTGGACTATGTGCCCAACGAGGCCCGAGATGCCAAGCTTAGCGTCACCATGAGCAATAGCCTCGGATTCGGAGGACAAAACGCTTCCTTGATCTTTCGCGCTTTCGAATAG
- the ndk gene encoding nucleoside-diphosphate kinase codes for MEKTFIILKPDCMEKGLAGQVLSRFEKEGFEIVACKMSKLGSEILREHYAHVADKPFFPEIEEFMSSRTVIFVALQGENVIARVRELLGPTDSTKAPAGTIRGDFGTDMMRNVVHASDGPDTAAAELKRFFSDEEIYA; via the coding sequence ATGGAAAAGACATTCATTATCCTAAAGCCTGACTGCATGGAGAAAGGCCTCGCTGGCCAAGTGCTTTCGCGCTTCGAAAAAGAAGGCTTCGAGATCGTCGCTTGCAAGATGTCCAAGCTCGGCTCCGAGATCTTGCGCGAGCACTACGCTCACGTTGCCGACAAGCCATTCTTCCCTGAAATCGAGGAGTTCATGAGTTCGCGCACTGTGATCTTCGTAGCCTTGCAGGGTGAAAACGTGATCGCACGCGTTCGCGAGCTGCTCGGCCCGACGGACTCGACCAAGGCGCCAGCCGGCACGATTCGTGGCGATTTCGGCACCGACATGATGCGCAATGTCGTTCACGCATCAGATGGACCTGATACTGCGGCGGCAGAACTTAAGCGCTTCTTTTCGGACGAAGAGATTTACGCCTGA
- a CDS encoding response regulator: MTTSIDSPSTRKRSSAVKVLIVDDSIHDFRSLSLMIGNNSDNDYEFEWARNSEEAELKLQDGDFEIVAMDYNLGLEEGSEVIGRLSPRFPGSSFILVTGNQDPEVYKRGIQAGAVNFVQKNNDSGVIFDRMAQYALERKKGETSLKVANASKDWLMSLLETDLASPLFALNKLLSSAVKDADYMPKEMLVELIDTAYQSSCEALMATKQMMEWGRSIKGAVAPKLKMIDVAAGVDSAVRLLTTVADEKGVYISQRGIYDLKAFSDERVIGTVMRNLLSAALMYSSEDSKISIVAENRGPNCRIAFLSEGRGIDSGDFASLCNREFAENHVWKAEDRQATCAIQVASHMLDSIGVSLELKNVQRTSVCFSFELPSKAAIGI; the protein is encoded by the coding sequence ATGACTACCTCTATTGATTCCCCATCGACTCGTAAGCGTTCATCGGCTGTCAAGGTTCTGATTGTTGACGATAGCATTCACGATTTCCGGTCTCTTTCCCTGATGATCGGCAACAACTCCGACAATGATTATGAATTCGAGTGGGCTCGAAATTCGGAGGAGGCAGAGTTGAAACTGCAGGACGGCGACTTCGAGATTGTGGCCATGGATTACAATCTAGGTTTGGAGGAAGGCTCAGAGGTGATCGGCCGCCTTTCGCCACGATTCCCCGGTTCATCTTTCATACTTGTTACCGGGAATCAGGATCCAGAGGTCTACAAGCGGGGAATTCAGGCAGGTGCAGTTAATTTCGTTCAGAAAAACAACGACAGCGGAGTTATTTTCGATCGCATGGCCCAGTACGCTTTGGAGCGGAAGAAGGGAGAAACCTCGCTCAAGGTGGCAAACGCTTCGAAAGATTGGTTGATGTCTCTTCTGGAGACAGACTTGGCTAGTCCTCTATTCGCCCTTAATAAGCTACTTTCTTCAGCGGTCAAGGATGCGGATTACATGCCCAAGGAGATGCTGGTCGAACTTATCGACACGGCTTACCAGTCCTCCTGTGAAGCCTTGATGGCGACCAAGCAAATGATGGAATGGGGTCGCAGCATCAAAGGAGCGGTAGCGCCGAAACTCAAAATGATCGATGTGGCGGCCGGTGTAGATAGCGCAGTGCGACTGCTAACTACGGTTGCAGACGAGAAGGGGGTCTACATTTCGCAGAGAGGCATTTACGACCTCAAAGCGTTCTCCGATGAGCGCGTGATCGGCACCGTAATGAGAAATCTGCTTTCGGCGGCTTTGATGTATTCCAGCGAGGACAGTAAGATTTCGATTGTAGCCGAGAATCGGGGACCGAATTGTAGGATCGCTTTTCTAAGTGAAGGGCGAGGGATTGACAGCGGTGATTTTGCCTCTTTGTGCAACAGGGAATTTGCCGAGAATCATGTTTGGAAAGCAGAGGACCGGCAGGCGACTTGCGCTATCCAAGTCGCCAGTCACATGCTCGACTCGATCGGGGTTTCCTTGGAGCTGAAGAACGTTCAACGAACCAGCGTTTGCTTCAGCTTCGAGTTACCCAGCAAAGCGGCTATAGGGATTTAA
- a CDS encoding sensor histidine kinase produces the protein MEFPRTIRILLVEDNPSHAVFFKASLGKAFKQAHEVEIAECLVECFAKLEASHYDLVVLDLGLPETQGLTTVTSFFKEWGGEYPVIVLTASAGNGIGEKALRLGAMDFLPKGEIGADQLARAVRYGLERWRQRLELDEAQRNLKSFAHVAAHDLKSPVKSIALYADMLRKNPKNGSEDTEGREYLGYISEFADQALSLVDSLLQFSLLGEKSVSLETVDVRQVTSKAISSLKAVAVENQAKIEVDELPEANADEGLLAHVLQNLIANAIKYRSDDPPVVKVTGVHRGDQVEISVQDNGRGIDERFFGRIFEPFKRLAGRFGEEGVGLGLTICQRVVDAHHGRIWVESELGVGSVFKFTLPASSGEESRELKEAEAASVRSNA, from the coding sequence ATGGAATTTCCCAGAACGATCCGGATTCTGCTGGTTGAAGATAACCCGTCTCATGCAGTTTTCTTCAAGGCGTCCTTAGGCAAGGCCTTTAAGCAAGCTCACGAGGTCGAGATTGCTGAGTGTCTGGTAGAGTGTTTCGCTAAGCTGGAGGCCTCACACTATGATTTAGTGGTTTTAGATCTAGGTTTGCCCGAGACTCAAGGACTCACGACAGTGACTTCTTTTTTCAAGGAGTGGGGAGGCGAGTATCCAGTAATCGTTTTGACTGCGTCCGCTGGAAACGGAATCGGCGAGAAGGCGCTTCGCTTGGGGGCCATGGACTTCTTGCCAAAAGGCGAGATTGGGGCAGACCAACTTGCCCGAGCAGTCCGTTATGGACTTGAACGATGGCGTCAGCGATTGGAGTTAGACGAGGCGCAGCGCAATTTGAAGAGCTTTGCCCATGTCGCTGCTCACGACCTCAAGTCGCCGGTGAAGTCGATCGCCCTCTATGCGGACATGCTGCGGAAAAATCCGAAAAACGGCAGCGAGGATACGGAGGGAAGGGAGTATTTGGGCTATATAAGCGAGTTTGCCGACCAGGCTTTGAGCTTGGTGGATAGCTTGTTGCAGTTCAGTTTGCTAGGCGAAAAATCCGTCAGTTTGGAAACGGTCGACGTGAGGCAGGTCACCAGCAAAGCCATTTCGAGCTTAAAGGCAGTCGCGGTAGAGAACCAAGCGAAGATAGAGGTGGACGAATTGCCGGAAGCCAATGCGGACGAAGGCTTGCTGGCACATGTACTGCAAAACTTAATAGCGAACGCGATCAAATATCGCTCCGACGACCCGCCGGTAGTCAAGGTGACCGGAGTTCACCGAGGTGACCAGGTAGAGATTTCGGTTCAAGATAATGGCCGCGGAATAGACGAGCGCTTTTTTGGCCGGATATTCGAGCCTTTCAAACGTTTAGCCGGAAGGTTTGGGGAAGAGGGAGTCGGTTTAGGGCTCACTATTTGCCAGCGTGTGGTGGATGCTCATCACGGCCGAATTTGGGTCGAATCCGAATTGGGAGTCGGTTCTGTCTTCAAGTTTACTCTGCCAGCGAGCTCAGGGGAGGAATCCCGAGAGCTGAAGGAAGCGGAGGCTGCATCCGTTCGGAGTAACGCTTAA
- the feoB gene encoding ferrous iron transport protein B, with translation MSGCPPSACNTCSAKVGHLEKLGLRMEKWDHVIALAGNPNTGKSTLFNALTGLRQHTGNWPGKTISRAEGGFSYDEKAYKIVDLPGTYSLLSASQDEEVARDFILFGQPDVTVIVMDATRLERNLNLALQVLQITDRAVICLNLMDEAKAHGIEIDTRGLARDLGVPVIPCSARQKDGISSLTNEIARIASGETVCRPRQLKSDTPALKTAMAELEGLINEAFPHVNQAPWIAMRLLEGDRRMIEAISEGELDSTDGDPQTERIEEKRASAALASVSTPEQRDAILSAAARLHWEIPSNSRDKWVENIYAEAAKLSEKHCRKKGESKRSSWEHRLDRLLTSRLTGIPVMILCLAIVLWLTITGANYPSSMLASLLMDSWHPALKEFSAQIGVPFWIDGLLIDGIYLTTAWVVSVMLPPMAIFFPLFTLLEDFGYLPRVAFNLDRYFQKAGAHGKQALTMCMGLGCNAAGVIATRIIESPREKLIAILTNNFSLCNGRWPTQILIATIFIGALAPPALAGLTAAAAVLAVTLLGVAFTLITSWALSRTVLKGEASTFSLELPPYRPPNIIRTFYTSLIDRTLFVLWRAIVFAAPAGAVIWLISNVDFAGASTAIHLVNWLEPIGWALGLNGVILLAYVVAIPANEIVIPTVLMLTVQVTGVSGVGEQGAGVMFEVDGSPLSQILHAGGWTLLTAICLMLFSLCHNPCSTTIYTIYKETRSAKWTTIATAMPLAIGFILCAGVAAAWRFL, from the coding sequence ATGAGCGGCTGTCCTCCTAGCGCATGCAACACCTGTTCGGCCAAAGTCGGACACCTGGAAAAGCTCGGCCTCCGCATGGAGAAGTGGGACCACGTCATCGCTTTGGCGGGTAATCCCAACACGGGCAAGAGTACTTTGTTCAATGCTTTAACCGGCCTACGCCAACACACCGGCAACTGGCCTGGCAAAACGATTTCCCGAGCGGAAGGGGGCTTCTCCTACGACGAGAAAGCCTACAAGATTGTCGATCTACCCGGCACCTATTCCCTGCTATCCGCTTCCCAGGACGAGGAAGTGGCCCGCGACTTTATTCTCTTCGGGCAACCGGACGTGACTGTCATCGTGATGGATGCCACTCGCTTGGAGCGTAATTTGAACCTCGCCCTCCAGGTGCTGCAGATCACGGATCGAGCTGTGATTTGCCTAAACCTTATGGACGAAGCGAAAGCCCACGGCATCGAAATCGATACCCGCGGCTTGGCCCGCGACTTAGGAGTCCCCGTCATTCCTTGTTCCGCGCGACAAAAGGATGGCATTTCCAGCCTGACCAACGAAATCGCACGCATCGCCTCCGGCGAAACGGTTTGCCGCCCCCGCCAGCTGAAAAGCGATACGCCGGCCCTGAAAACCGCTATGGCCGAACTAGAGGGACTGATAAACGAGGCCTTTCCTCACGTGAATCAGGCACCTTGGATCGCCATGCGTTTGCTTGAGGGCGATCGGCGCATGATAGAAGCGATATCCGAGGGCGAGCTCGACAGCACCGATGGAGATCCGCAGACAGAACGAATCGAGGAAAAGAGAGCTTCCGCAGCTTTGGCTTCGGTTTCAACTCCGGAGCAAAGGGACGCAATCTTATCGGCGGCAGCGAGATTGCATTGGGAAATTCCCAGCAATTCTCGCGATAAATGGGTGGAGAACATCTACGCGGAAGCGGCAAAGCTCTCCGAAAAACATTGCCGAAAAAAGGGCGAATCGAAGCGCTCATCCTGGGAGCACCGATTAGACCGCCTGCTTACTTCGAGGCTGACCGGCATTCCGGTTATGATCCTCTGCCTCGCTATCGTCCTTTGGCTTACCATTACAGGGGCAAACTATCCCTCCTCCATGTTGGCCTCACTTCTCATGGATTCATGGCATCCCGCCTTAAAAGAGTTTTCCGCCCAAATCGGCGTCCCTTTCTGGATAGACGGGCTGCTCATCGACGGAATCTATCTGACCACGGCATGGGTTGTCAGTGTGATGCTGCCACCGATGGCCATCTTCTTCCCGCTATTCACCCTACTGGAGGACTTCGGCTACCTTCCGAGAGTGGCCTTCAACTTGGACCGTTATTTCCAAAAGGCCGGAGCCCACGGCAAGCAAGCCCTGACCATGTGTATGGGCCTTGGCTGCAACGCAGCTGGAGTCATCGCCACCCGCATCATCGAGTCCCCTCGCGAGAAGCTGATCGCCATCCTGACCAACAACTTCTCCCTCTGCAACGGCCGTTGGCCGACGCAAATTTTGATCGCCACCATTTTCATTGGGGCTCTGGCTCCGCCCGCATTGGCCGGACTGACCGCGGCGGCCGCGGTGCTGGCGGTCACTTTATTGGGAGTGGCCTTCACCTTGATCACCTCTTGGGCTCTATCGCGGACGGTACTAAAGGGAGAGGCCTCGACGTTTAGCCTGGAGCTTCCTCCCTACCGACCCCCTAACATCATTCGCACCTTCTACACTTCGCTCATCGATCGTACATTGTTCGTTCTTTGGCGTGCCATCGTTTTCGCAGCTCCGGCAGGAGCCGTAATCTGGCTAATCTCCAACGTCGATTTCGCAGGAGCTTCCACCGCCATCCATTTGGTCAACTGGCTTGAGCCCATTGGTTGGGCGCTAGGCTTGAATGGAGTCATCCTCCTCGCCTACGTGGTAGCGATCCCTGCCAATGAAATTGTTATTCCAACCGTCCTGATGCTAACCGTTCAGGTCACTGGAGTCAGCGGCGTGGGAGAACAGGGAGCAGGCGTAATGTTCGAAGTGGATGGCAGTCCGCTGAGCCAAATCCTTCATGCTGGCGGATGGACCTTGCTGACCGCGATTTGCCTGATGCTTTTCAGCCTCTGCCACAACCCTTGCTCCACGACCATCTACACGATCTACAAGGAAACTCGCAGCGCCAAGTGGACGACCATCGCCACCGCGATGCCCCTAGCCATCGGGTTTATCCTCTGCGCCGGCGTCGCCGCAGCTTGGAGATTCCTTTAA
- a CDS encoding metal-dependent transcriptional regulator has protein sequence MKKKIEIEDALKHLHDCDYRGRASSIESLAGALTCDLEKSAELLASLRAKDLVTSQASAFQLTPKGLEYAREVVRAHRLYETYLARKTGLSETEWHLQAEKMEHLLSGREIDEIAEELGHPRYDPHGDPIPTADGNLPPNQALPLTECPIGWEGRVAHLEDEPKTIFQSLIEAGLAPGMQIKVAQRQPETLLLELEGRQTTIRRSAAENVMVSSFHAEESYDPEVGRLSDLKLHESASIVELSPACRGPERNRLLDLGIVPGTEVTLTLTSPSGSPNAYLIRGATIALRREQADKIITKKRKGTTDERLSS, from the coding sequence ATGAAAAAGAAGATAGAGATTGAGGATGCCCTGAAGCACCTGCACGACTGCGACTACCGCGGTCGGGCCTCGAGCATCGAAAGCCTCGCTGGAGCGCTCACTTGCGACTTGGAAAAATCCGCCGAGCTTCTGGCTTCGCTGCGGGCAAAAGACTTGGTGACCTCCCAGGCAAGCGCCTTCCAGCTCACTCCTAAGGGGCTCGAATACGCCCGCGAGGTGGTAAGGGCGCACCGTTTGTACGAGACCTACCTCGCCCGCAAGACGGGCCTCAGCGAGACGGAGTGGCACTTGCAGGCCGAGAAGATGGAGCACCTTTTGTCTGGACGCGAAATCGACGAAATCGCCGAAGAGCTGGGACACCCGCGTTACGATCCACATGGCGACCCGATTCCGACCGCCGACGGAAATTTGCCCCCCAACCAAGCCCTGCCTCTCACGGAATGCCCAATCGGCTGGGAGGGACGCGTGGCCCATTTGGAAGACGAACCTAAAACTATTTTCCAATCTCTGATTGAAGCCGGACTCGCCCCTGGCATGCAAATCAAGGTCGCCCAACGCCAGCCCGAAACCTTGCTGCTTGAACTGGAGGGCCGCCAGACGACGATTCGTCGCTCCGCGGCCGAAAACGTCATGGTCTCCAGCTTCCATGCCGAGGAGTCATACGACCCAGAGGTAGGCCGCCTGTCCGACCTGAAGCTGCACGAGTCCGCCTCGATAGTAGAGCTCTCACCCGCTTGTCGGGGCCCTGAGCGGAACCGCTTGCTCGATTTGGGCATCGTGCCCGGCACCGAGGTCACACTGACCTTAACCAGCCCCTCAGGCTCTCCAAACGCATACTTGATCCGGGGCGCGACCATCGCTCTCCGACGCGAGCAGGCCGATAAGATCATTACCAAAAAAAGAAAGGGAACTACAGATGAGCGGCTGTCCTCCTAG